Sequence from the Zeugodacus cucurbitae isolate PBARC_wt_2022May chromosome 2, idZeuCucr1.2, whole genome shotgun sequence genome:
TGCAAAAGTTCAACTGATGTGTGAAAGAATGGGTGAGTGGAACTGAAGTGTATTTTGTGCGAAGAGTATAATGAATCGGTGCAAAGTGCTTGAATAGTGGTAGGTGCGTAGTGGTTTCAATATGTCAAAACATGAGCGAGTTTGACATGTGTGGTGGCGAGTTCGCTTACTTGAACAGTAGTCATAGCAAGCTTCGTATGAGCGGAAATTATTTTGATTGCCAGCGCAACCAGAATAAATGAAAGGCATGCAGTTGCCGCGCTCGTCATCATAGTAGTAACGGCGCACTTGCGCTGTTGTGTCATTACATCTTCCGATTTGTGCTGGCAGCTTGCAAATATCTACtcaaaaagtattcaaatacgaaaacaaaaaaaattagcaatgaaaatgcaaataattcgCTACGTTATGAGTCGTTGCAACCGGTGTTGTTTACCTTTGGGCGCTAATGTCTTCGGCTCTTGACCTAAAATGCAAACCGATTCGCACTCGGAGCGTTGAGTGAACCGATTGCCAGTACCCTCGCAACCGCCATAGCTGAAGGGTTCGCAAGTACGTGTCGCCTTATTATAATAGAAGCGTGCCTCCCACTGATAGCATGGACCAGCATCGACTGGCTCATTGCACACATCTGGCAGACAGCGAAATTGGCATAAATTTTGCAACTAACAAGTGGTTATCTAATTAGTTTATGTTCCCTACTTACCGACTCCCTTGAATTCGCCACATTGACGATTACACTGCTCCTTCGACTCGAAACGATTGCCATTACCGCCACAACCAGAGTAGGTGAAGGCCGTACATTCCATGTTGTCACTATTGTAGAACCAAGCGACAGTGCCGTTGTCACAATCACCAGCCTCCACGGGTTGATCGCACACTGAGTAAGCCTCCTTACATGCAAATAGTTGataatcatttcattaaaaagtgaaagtaacaaaatatttgtttacttacgGGCGCTGTTGGTTCCGGTTGTTGCGGCACCTCATTACCACACCATACCAGACACTCACGCTCCGTAAGGAAGTTGTTGCGATTGCCGCGACAACCGGTGAACTCAAATTCGTGGCAACGCTTATTGCGTTCGTCATAATACCAACGAATAAGCCGCTCCGTACATCTACCAGGCAATGGTGGCAATGAACATGTGGGATACACGTCGAAGCATCGCTCCTGGCACTCGTCTTCGGTATTAAAGTTATTCTCATTTCCACCACAACCACCATACAAGAACTCATCACACAGACCATCGGCATGATTGTAATACCAACGTGTCTCATTGGTCTCTGCGCAACTACCATAACTTGGTGACAATGTACAACCATTGTCATCAGTACTTTCCGGTACGGGTGCTGGTACAGGCGCAGGCGCAGGCGCTGGTGCGGGTGCTGGTGCATCTTCTCCAAAACGTAGACCAACATCAATTAACGGCGTTACACAACGATCATTGCACGCCTCTTCGGTTTCGAAACGATTTTCATTGCCGCCACAGCCGCCATAATAGAATTGTTTACAACGTGCCTCAACGTTGTCATAAGTCCACTTAATCGCATAGGAGTCACAATCTCCTTGATCGGTATTCAAATTACATACATCTGTGCTTTCAACTGGTGGCACAACCGCTGCAGGAGCGGCAGCAGGTGGCTCAGTACCACACAATTGATTACACTCGTCCTTCGTATTAAAACGATTCGCATTGCCGCCACAGCCGCCATAGTAGAAGTTACGGCATTCCTGTGCCTCTCTATCGTAGTACCATTGTAATACGAAAGCTCTGCAATCACCCTGATCTCTGTCGAGCTGGCAAGATTCTCTCGTGCTGGCTGCTGGTGCGGTTTGTGGCGCTGGTGCTGGCTCTGGCTGTGGTGCGGGTTCAGGTTCTGGTTCTGGTTCCGGTTTCTTTTCGCAGCGTTGCAAACAAGCTTCTTCTGTGGCGAATTTGTTGTCATTGCCACCGCATCCGCCATAGTAGAACTGGCGACAGCGCTCCTCTTTGGTGTCGTAATACCACATGGAAGTGTAATCGGTACAGGCGCCAACCTCGGCCGGTATTTCGCAAACATCCTTGACTATTTAAGTGCGCAAATGagtagaataatttaaaaaaaatattagtatacTTAAGAAGTCATCCACAATTGTGGTGGGGACATGGGTAAAAACACCATCTTCTTGACACAACATTGAAAGCGACGGTTGACACAAATAAtatgtgcgcatgtgtgtgtgtgtgttgtgttcgtgtttatatttcaaataatttaaaccaaaaagaTAGTCTTACCAACTTCCTTGGGACAATGATCCTCGCAGGATTCCTGTGTggggaaattgtttttgttgccgccACAGCCTGTGTAGTAGAAGGGCATGCACTTCTTGTCCACATCCGAATAATGCCAACGCGCGTGTTGTTCACTGCAATCACCGGTTTGCTTAGGAAGCGAGCAATAGTCTAATACGACAACaggccgtgtgtgtgtgtggttgatTTATCGAGTGTATTGTTGTGTGAGTTTGTGTAGTGTAGACATAACCATACATGGGTTGGCGGTTTGGAAGTAGCATATGCATTGGTTTAGATATGATATGAGCAAGAGGAAAATTAAGCAAGCAGCAAACGAACATGCAACATAGTGAGtataagaaataagaaataagcATACCGTTACaccacaaataaaattaaaataaataaaatcaatttaaaactaAGCGGTCCCACACCAGTTATCACAGGCAGGTGCAGTCAGGCCTTAAACATGCGCATAAAGCTAAAACACATAGCATAGCAGCGCATAGCACTGCACTTACATAAAGTCGAAAAGTATTCGctataaatacgaaaataacTTAGAAACTGAGTTCAAACCTTTGTGCACGCCTGGTTGACGGCAGTGGTAGTTGCACGCGTGCTCGGTTGGGTAGTTGTTCTTGTTGCCCTTGCAGCCGCCATAGGTGAATGGACGGCACACGTCCGTCTGATTGTCGTAGAACCAGCGTTCAAAGTTGCCCTCACAGGGTCCAGCCTCCACGGGTTGTTCGCAAGGCGCTGtaaatatataagcatatataaaCGTATAATAGAACCGTCCGATTAAACACCAAACACCCCCCCACTTACGCGTCGTCTCATCAATGGCGCAGAGTGCTTGACATTCGGCCAAACTGTCGAATCGATTTGAGGTGCCATAACAGCCACCATAGTTGAATTCTTCACAACGATTGCGCTCGGTGTCGAAATACCATTTCTTATTGTAGCCAGTGCAGGGTCCGGAACTCTTTGGCAAGAAGCAAGCTTCTTTGCCGACATACTCTTGACACGTAGACTTACAGTCCGCTTCGGTTTCGAATCTGTTATCGTTACCCTCACAACCGCCATACCAGAAGCGTGCGCATGCGCCATACGATGTGTCGAAGAAGTATTTAATGCTGAAGTTACCGCATGGACCGGTTGCCTTCGATAGACCGCATGCCTTTTGTGGTGGTTCTTGAACTGAGGCGCAACCTTTGAATTTGTCATCTTCCGCCGCTGTGACACCATCTGGGCAACAGCCATATTTGCTCTCCAGGCAAGTACAACCCTCACCGTCTGGCCCCTTGGCTGGTGTAACTCCATCGGGACAGCATTTGAACTCAGTTTGTACACAGGCGCAGCCGTAGTGATGTGGTCCTTGTGCAATTGTAATACCATCGGGACAACAACCGAATTGTAGTGTGTGGCAAGCGCATCCCTCAAATTTAGGTCCATTAGCCGGTGTAAGCTTATCTGGGCAACAACCATATGTTGAATTTTCGCAAGCACAACCTTCTTTATTTGGTCCACGTGCCGCTGTTGTTTGATCATCACAACAACCATATGGTGTATACTTGCAATCGCAGTCCTCAAAGTTAGGTCCGCGTGCGGCGTTAATATTATCTGGACAACAACCGTAGTCCGTATTGAGACAGCAACCTTCACCAAGTGGTCCATGTGCAGGTGTCTGGTTGTCGGGGCAGCAACCGTATGGTTCGCGTGTGCAAGGCGCACAGCCGCCGTAATCAGGGCCAGTGGCAAAAATGATACCATCAGGGCAACAGCCATATTCTGACTCTCCACATAATCTGACAGCATCTGGTGCTGCTGATTCGCATCCCTCAAAGTTTTTACCTTTAGCTTCGGTAGTGCCATCAGGACAGCAACCAAATTCACCGAAGGCACACGATTTAACCACATTACTTTCAGTTGTGCTTTCCGGAGTTTCCGTGCTTTCAGGAGTTTCTGTGCATTCTGGTGTTTCGGTACTTTCTGGTGTTTCAGTGGTTTCCGGTGTTTCAGTGCTTTCTGTCGATATTGTGCTCTCTGGTGTGTCGGTTGTTTCTCCTGATCCTTCTGTAACCAATTCAACGGTAGTCGTTGGTGGTGCCGTTGTAGTTTCAGGACATCCTTCAGAATCCTCTCCCTCTGCAGGTGTGAAATTGTCAGGACAACATCCAAATAGCGTTTCTGCACACTGTGATTGAGGACAGCCCTCGTTGTGTTCACCTTCAGCAGGTGAGACACCGTCTGAACAGCAGCCAAATTTAGTCTCCGCGCACGTTTTAACAATCGCGCAACCCTCATCAAATGGTCCCTTGGCAGGCGTCTTTTTATCAGGGCAGCATCCATAAGTTGCTTTTTTACAATCCTTCTTGGCTTTGCATTTCTTCTGCTTGGGAGCTTTTGTGACAAGTGCTTCGAATGTATTAGGTGTGCTCTCTTCATCTTCTTCTGTCGTAGACCAAATGTCAACCGTAGAGCTCTCAAAGGTGGAATCAGTAGCTCCACTTTCTGTTGTCTCAGTGCTTTCAGCTGGTCCACTTTCTGTGGTTTCTGCACTTTGCGTTGATACACTTTCGGTTGTCTCTGATACCCCAAGAGTAGAAGAGGATTCCGTGCTTTTACCCGCTTCTGTACTTGAAGTGGATCCTGCAGTAGTACTAATGTCTGAAGTTGACTCCACTGATACACCTTCAGTGGTGGATTCGGTTGATCCACCAGTGGTGCTCTCTTCTGTCGAACCTGATACCGTTGATTCTGAAATATCTGTAGATCCCGAAATATCGGTAGTTTCACTTTCAGTACTTCCCTTTTCGGTACTGCCTGTTGAGACGCTGCTGTCAGCAGTAGAGGAGGAATCATCAGCGCTCGTGGAGACACTGCTGTCAGCTGTAGTCTCCGATATGCCCGAATCAGTAGTTGTGTCTGATATTTCTGTTGTATCCGAAGAATCTGATGATGTGGTATCTTCGGAGCTAATAGAAGTTTCAGAGGATTCAGTTGTAACTTCTGAAGCTGTTACGGTGGAATCCGTTTTATCTATTTCAGTAGTATCGGTGCTATCCGATGAACCTCTCGTTGAGTCTGTAGTGAGTGAAGAACCTGTTGAAGTTTCAGCAGACACTGAGGTCTCAGTTGAGACACTGGCTCCAGTAACCGTGGAATCACTAGAAACAACACCAGTAGTACTAGTGGAATCGGAAGAGCTTCCAGTTGATTCTGTCGATAATGGGGATCCAGTAGTAATATCAACTGAAACAGTCGATTTTGAAGAGTCACTTGAAGACGCTGTTGATTGTGTAGAATCTGTCGTGTAAGACTCGGTAGATAATGAGGATTCAGTAGAAATTTCAGAGGTTGATTCAGTTGACTCAGTGGACGATGAAACTGTTGATTCGGTTGTATCAGTAGATGTGGAATCAGTAGATTCTGTTGATTCGGTTGAGTCCGTTGTGTAAGATTCTGTAGATAATGAAGATTCTGTGGCATCACTcgttgaaattgaagatttgtCTGAAGTACCAGATGTCGACTCAGTAGAACCAGAAGTCTCAGTTGTTTCCGCAGAAACAGTGGAATCACTTGACGCAGAAGATCCTGTAACATCTGTAGATCCACTTGAAGTAGTTTGATCAGTGGCTTCCGAAGCTGTTGATTGGGTTGACTCAGGTGATGCTGAGGATTCAGTAGAGTCAGACTCTTCAGTCGTTTCAGAACTATCCGTAGAACCAGTTTCAGTTGTCTCTGTAGACAGTGAAGCATCGGTGGATGCTGATTCAGAAGTTGAAGGTGAAACTGATGATTCAGTAGATACGGATGATTCAGATACAGATGTGGTTCCGGAAGACGAAGAGGATGCTCCCACAGTTGTCTCTGCGGATTTCGTCGATTTAGACACATCTGTTGTTTCGGAAAATGAAGTAGACGCAGTGATGTCGACCGTTGCTCCCTCAGTTGTCTCTGAGGATTTCGTAGATTCAGTAGATACAGAGATTTCGGAAGATGAAGAAGACCCAGTGGTGTCGACTGATGTTCCCGCAGTTGTATCCGTTGCATCTGAAGGTTTTGTAGATTCAGTGGAGATGGACGACTCAGTGGAAAGAGAAGATTCGGTTTCAGATTCGGTGGTGTCGACAGATTCAGTAATATCTGAGACTCCAACCGTACTAATAAATTCATCTCCACTGCCCTCGCTAACAAGCGTAGTATCCTCTATAATATCCGTTTTCTCACCGGAACCCTCTACTGTAGTAAATGGAATGTCTGTTGAAGCAATATCGCTTGTTTCCTCGGTATATGGCGAATCACTGAACATTAGTTCATCAGTCAAAAGGGATAATGGTGCAACTGTTTCTTTGTCCAATTCAATGCCCTCTGCTAATTTCAGATCCTCCTTAGAAACGAGCTCATCCTCTTCATCTTCTTCACAATCATCTTCTTCTGCGTCTTCAGTAATCGGTGATTTAGCGCTATCAACTGGAATAAGTTCATCCTTCGTGCACGCTTGTGTATTGCATTTTTCAGAAAGAGACTCAATTTTCGATTCATCACAGTTGAGCGACTTCGTGCCATTAGATAAACAGAAAACTTCTCTTGTACGTTCTCCACCACCACATGGCTTACTACAAGGCGCCCAAGGTCCAGTAAACCATTGACCAGGACATTCTTTTTCTTCTCCTTCACATTCTTGCTCCGACTCCGGTTTCGCAGAAGCATCACATTTCGACTCTTCGGCTGGCTTAATACTTTTACCATCGAATTCTCCGCACATCACTATGCGGGATTGAACACCCTTCCCACA
This genomic interval carries:
- the LOC105213300 gene encoding papilin isoform X4, which translates into the protein MDLSRRLRSTALILFIVLYCVQSSYSRFYGTRHKRQYGANMYLPASYIVSGGEGDDPAEWTDWSSPSECSRTCGGGVSFQTRECRRIARNGAPICTGGNRKYFSCNTQDCPEDEPDFRSQQCARFNRVPFDGVTYDWVPYTNAPNPCELNCMPVGERFYYRQKAKVIDGTRCNDRDLDVCVDGVCQPVGCDMMLGSDAKEDKCRKCGGDGSTCRTISDTFTANNYPVGYNDIILIPSGATNIRVQETAPSSNYLACRNGTGHYYLNGNFRIDFPRPMFYAGCWWIYQRKPAGFAAPDQLTCSGPTTEAITIMMLVQDKNLSLTYEYSIPESLSKSTPVEYSWTHTEFEPCSAPCGGGTQTRNVICTNRMTLEEVDPNLCDANAKLPEEQTCNEEPCAPSWIEGEWGKCSKGCGADGVQNRTVTCERISPNGTHTNEEDAVCLENVGNKPATQQECNRDVKNCPKYHLGPWAPCDKLCGEGKQKRKVTCYIEENGRKRVLPEEECVEEKPSTEKECMLTPCEGVDWIISEWSGCDECGQKTETRTAICASKSGKIYPEEFCAPEVPALSRPCTSSKCAPKWFTSEWSKCSAACGKGVQSRIVMCGEFDGKSIKPAEESKCDASAKPESEQECEGEEKECPGQWFTGPWAPCSKPCGGGERTREVFCLSNGTKSLNCDESKIESLSEKCNTQACTKDELIPVDSAKSPITEDAEEDDCEEDEEDELVSKEDLKLAEGIELDKETVAPLSLLTDELMFSDSPYTEETSDIASTDIPFTTVEGSGEKTDIIEDTTLVSEGSGDEFISTVGVSDITESVDTTESETESSLSTESSISTESTKPSDATDTTAGTSVDTTGSSSSSEISVSTESTKSSETTEGATVDITASTSFSETTDVSKSTKSAETTVGASSSSSGTTSVSESSVSTESSVSPSTSESASTDASLSTETTETGSTDSSETTEESDSTESSASPESTQSTASEATDQTTSSGSTDVTGSSASSDSTVSAETTETSGSTESTSGTSDKSSISTSDATESSLSTESYTTDSTESTESTDSTSTDTTESTVSSSTESTESTSEISTESSLSTESYTTDSTQSTASSSDSSKSTVSVDITTGSPLSTESTGSSSDSTSTTGVVSSDSTVTGASVSTETSVSAETSTGSSLTTDSTRGSSDSTDTTEIDKTDSTVTASEVTTESSETSISSEDTTSSDSSDTTEISDTTTDSGISETTADSSVSTSADDSSSTADSSVSTGSTEKGSTESETTDISGSTDISESTVSGSTEESTTGGSTESTTEGVSVESTSDISTTAGSTSSTEAGKSTESSSTLGVSETTESVSTQSAETTESGPAESTETTESGATDSTFESSTVDIWSTTEEDEESTPNTFEALVTKAPKQKKCKAKKDCKKATYGCCPDKKTPAKGPFDEGCAIVKTCAETKFGCCSDGVSPAEGEHNEGCPQSQCAETLFGCCPDNFTPAEGEDSEGCPETTTAPPTTTVELVTEGSGETTDTPESTISTESTETPETTETPESTETPECTETPESTETPESTTESNVVKSCAFGEFGCCPDGTTEAKGKNFEGCESAAPDAVRLCGESEYGCCPDGIIFATGPDYGGCAPCTREPYGCCPDNQTPAHGPLGEGCCLNTDYGCCPDNINAARGPNFEDCDCKYTPYGCCDDQTTAARGPNKEGCACENSTYGCCPDKLTPANGPKFEGCACHTLQFGCCPDGITIAQGPHHYGCACVQTEFKCCPDGVTPAKGPDGEGCTCLESKYGCCPDGVTAAEDDKFKGCASVQEPPQKACGLSKATGPCGNFSIKYFFDTSYGACARFWYGGCEGNDNRFETEADCKSTCQEYVGKEACFLPKSSGPCTGYNKKWYFDTERNRCEEFNYGGCYGTSNRFDSLAECQALCAIDETTPPCEQPVEAGPCEGNFERWFYDNQTDVCRPFTYGGCKGNKNNYPTEHACNYHCRQPGVHKDYCSLPKQTGDCSEQHARWHYSDVDKKCMPFYYTGCGGNKNNFPTQESCEDHCPKEVVKDVCEIPAEVGACTDYTSMWYYDTKEERCRQFYYGGCGGNDNKFATEEACLQRCEKKPEPEPEPEPAPQPEPAPAPQTAPAASTRESCQLDRDQGDCRAFVLQWYYDREAQECRNFYYGGCGGNANRFNTKDECNQLCGTEPPAAAPAAVVPPVESTDVCNLNTDQGDCDSYAIKWTYDNVEARCKQFYYGGCGGNENRFETEEACNDRCVTPLIDVGLRFGEDAPAPAPAPAPAPVPAPVPESTDDNGCTLSPSYGSCAETNETRWYYNHADGLCDEFLYGGCGGNENNFNTEDECQERCFDVYPTCSLPPLPGRCTERLIRWYYDERNKRCHEFEFTGCRGNRNNFLTERECLVWCGNEVPQQPEPTAPEAYSVCDQPVEAGDCDNGTVAWFYNSDNMECTAFTYSGCGGNGNRFESKEQCNRQCGEFKGVATEIPAPDAQENEVLPNECETFENECRAQRCPFGIRRVPVENSDCTRCICENPCENYSCAEGQQCAVDVSNDASRQFAPVCRETNKPGECPRLSQPEGDNCSRECYTDADCREDNKCCSNGCGFVCVRPTQPTSRPRPPVTAAPAVIYPGESPVVLEPKKPQEVDVQAAEGGVAVLRCFATGSPPPNITWSRRNVLIDSNHGRYLLTATGDLTIVQVHQTDSGSYVCVASNGLGDPVSREVQLAVTEPQDVPAYIFGEKNATQIVSLNRPAQVRCPAGGYPAPHVSWWRERRRLGLLSDRFELTRDYSLMFRSIQLTDLGPYTCEAWNGFGRPTSMKVVLKAVGPARAVTNAEAPYLQYIIDPARAPTTKRPSYPYRPQRPAQPPPPVYIEPPRRPQLISAQAVLTLDARNTYTPGASIAMKCAVQGIPAPSVTWTKDSIPLLANERIQITSEPHTLVVHNATSEDTGMYGCTARNSNSYNTSEEKVIIESTIPIHPDCIDNPYFANCKLIVNGHYCRHQYYAQFCCRSCTLAGQIAYSHPNAL
- the LOC105213300 gene encoding papilin isoform X6, producing the protein MDLSRRLRSTALILFIVLYCVQSSYSRFYGTRHKRQYGANMYLPASYIVSGGEGDDPAEWTDWSSPSECSRTCGGGVSFQTRECRRIARNGAPICTGGNRKYFSCNTQDCPEDEPDFRSQQCARFNRVPFDGVTYDWVPYTNAPNPCELNCMPVGERFYYRQKAKVIDGTRCNDRDLDVCVDGVCQPVGCDMMLGSDAKEDKCRKCGGDGSTCRTISDTFTANNYPVGYNDIILIPSGATNIRVQETAPSSNYLACRNGTGHYYLNGNFRIDFPRPMFYAGCWWIYQRKPAGFAAPDQLTCSGPTTEAITIMMLVQDKNLSLTYEYSIPESLSKSTPVEYSWTHTEFEPCSAPCGGGTQTRNVICTNRMTLEEVDPNLCDANAKLPEEQTCNEEPCAPSWIEGEWGKCSKGCGADGVQNRTVTCERISPNGTHTNEEDAVCLENVGNKPATQQECNRDVKNCPKYHLGPWAPCDKLCGEGKQKRKVTCYIEENGRKRVLPEEECVEEKPSTEKECMLTPCEGVDWIISEWSGCDECGQKTETRTAICASKSGKIYPEEFCAPEVPALSRPCTSSKCAPKWFTSEWSKCSAACGKGVQSRIVMCGEFDGKSIKPAEESKCDASAKPESEQECEGEEKECPGQWFTGPWAPCSKPCGGGERTREVFCLSNGTKSLNCDESKIESLSEKCNTQACTKDELIPVDSAKSPITEDAEEDDCEEDEEDELVSKEDLKLAEGIELDKETVAPLSLLTDELMFSDSPYTEETSDIASTDIPFTTVEGSGEKTDIIEDTTLVSEGSGDEFISTVGVSDITESVDTTESETESSLSTESSISTESTKPSDATDTTAGTSVDTTGSSSSSEISVSTESTKSSETTEGATVDITASTSFSETTDVSKSTKSAETTVGASSSSSGTTSVSESSVSTESSVSPSTSESASTDASLSTETTETGSTDSSETTEESDSTESSASPESTQSTASEATDQTTSSGSTDVTGSSASSDSTVSAETTETSGSTESTSGTSDKSSISTSDATESSLSTESYTTDSTESTESTDSTSTDTTESTVSSSTESTESTSEISTESSLSTESYTTDSTQSTASSSDSSKSTVSVDITTGSPLSTESTGSSSDSTSTTGVVSSDSTVTGASVSTETSVSAETSTGSSLTTDSTRGSSDSTDTTEIDKTDSTVTASEVTTESSETSISSEDTTSSDSSDTTEISDTTTDSGISETTADSSVSTSADDSSSTADSSVSTGSTEKGSTESETTDISGSTDISESTVSGSTEESTTGGSTESTTEGVSVESTSDISTTAGSTSSTEAGKSTESSSTLGVSETTESVSTQSAETTESGPAESTETTESGATDSTFESSTVDIWSTTEEDEESTPNTFEALVTKAPKQKKCKAKKDCKKATYGCCPDKKTPAKGPFDEGCAIVKTCAETKFGCCSDGVSPAEGEHNEGCPQSQCAETLFGCCPDNFTPAEGEDSEGCPETTTAPPTTTVELVTEGSGETTDTPESTISTESTETPETTETPESTETPECTETPESTETPESTTESNVVKSCAFGEFGCCPDGTTEAKGKNFEGCESAAPDAVRLCGESEYGCCPDGIIFATGPDYGGCAPCTREPYGCCPDNQTPAHGPLGEGCCLNTDYGCCPDNINAARGPNFEDCDCKYTPYGCCDDQTTAARGPNKEGCACENSTYGCCPDKLTPANGPKFEGCACHTLQFGCCPDGITIAQGPHHYGCACVQTEFKCCPDGVTPAKGPDGEGCTCLESKYGCCPDGVTAAEDDKFKGCASVQEPPQKACGLSKATGPCGNFSIKYFFDTSYGACARFWYGGCEGNDNRFETEADCKSTCQEYVGKEACFLPKSSGPCTGYNKKWYFDTERNRCEEFNYGGCYGTSNRFDSLAECQALCAIDETTPPCEQPVEAGPCEGNFERWFYDNQTDVCRPFTYGGCKGNKNNYPTEHACNYHCRQPGVHKATEIPAPDAQENEVLPNECETFENECRAQRCPFGIRRVPVENSDCTRCICENPCENYSCAEGQQCAVDVSNDASRQFAPVCRETNKPGECPRLSQPEGDNCSRECYTDADCREDNKCCSNGCGFVCVRPTQPTSRPRPPVTAAPAVIYPGESPVVLEPKKPQEVDVQAAEGGVAVLRCFATGSPPPNITWSRRNVLIDSNHGRYLLTATGDLTIVQVHQTDSGSYVCVASNGLGDPVSREVQLAVTEPQDVPAYIFGEKNATQIVSLNRPAQVRCPAGGYPAPHVSWWRERRRLGLLSDRFELTRDYSLMFRSIQLTDLGPYTCEAWNGFGRPTSMKVVLKAVGPARAVTNAEAPYLQYIIDPARAPTTKRPSYPYRPQRPAQPPPPVYIEPPRRPQLISAQAVLTLDARNTYTPGASIAMKCAVQGIPAPSVTWTKDSIPLLANERIQITSEPHTLVVHNATSEDTGMYGCTARNSNSYNTSEEKVIIESTIPIHPDCIDNPYFANCKLIVNGHYCRHQYYAQFCCRSCTLAGQIAYSHPNAL